In Paenibacillus dendritiformis, the DNA window AAATTCTAGTGTCCCGCCATTTTGTTTTTCTTGCATCTTCTCCTCAACCGCAGTAAAAACTATGACTCTCATAAAGGGGTATCGGGCAGTCATTTTTGATAGATTCGCTAATACGGATTCACAGAAAGGACATCCATTCGCAATAAATAAGGCCAAAACAGGTAAGCCCACTCCACCTGGAAACTCCTCGGGTTCTCCGTTCAAACTATTGTAATGGATTGGCGGAGCCTTGTCCCCCACCTGAAACCCTCTATTTTTTTCGTGTGCTTCTTTAATCTGTAATTTATTCAGGAACCGGGCTATCAATTTGGTCAACATGAAAATAACAATGAACTGCAGGAGAACGAATACCCACAGGGCAATGATTGACCAATGCATAAAAGACTCCATTTCTCCAACCCCTTCACATCTTATCTCAAGGCATTCTGCCCAGCAATTCCCGAATTCTCTTATGTACAGCGATTAAATGTTGAAAGATAGAATACAGCAGTGCGGATAACAAGGCACTTCCTAGTATGACCCAATACTCCTTGCCAAAGATGCTGCCAACATCTTCCCCTTTGATGACTAAAATGAGGCTTCCATATTGGGACTCCACTTGATTGACCCATAGACACATTGCCATCAAAAGTAGATTTCGCAAGACGAGCGTCCATGACAATGAATGGTTCCCTACAATCCCCCCACATCCACAAGAAATTTCTCTAGTGCCACGCAGCAAGTTAATCATAATGGCGATACTATAAATGAGAAGTAATCCGCTTCCGGTTATTGCAGCTGAAGAACTGTAGCTTCCCCAGAAGAGAAGCATACCAACCAGCCATTTTACGGAGTGTTCAAGAACGGCGAACCATTTGACCAACGCCTCAGGCAAAAGGTCGTAGTCTTTTATAATCCCGATATGGGCATGCCATTGACGAAGTGTCGAGACACAAGAACTGATAAATATTAACGCCAAGAGTAGTCGACAAAAAACGGATAGCGCTTCCACCTCTGCACCTTCTTTCTGCTGCTCACACATACCATTGTGCTTGCGATTCATACATCTGGGCATACTTTCCATTCAATGCCATAAGTTCCTTGTGTGTTCCTGACTCTGTGATTGTCCCCTTCTCCATCACGATTATTCGGTCTGCCATTCTGGCAGCAGCCATGCGATGCGAAATAAATATCGCCGTTTTATTTTCCGTTAAATCTCGCACCAGCTTGTATACCTCCAATTCGGTCAACGGGTCAAGCGCTGCCGTCGGTTCGTCCAAAATTATGATGTCACTCTGCCGAAACAGTGCGCGAGCAAGGGCAATTTTTTGCCATTGTCCTCCGGAGAGATCCTCTCCTTCCTGCAAATAGCGACCCAAATAGGTGGCATATTCCTCCTTTAACCCCCGTGCTATAGCGTCTACTCCTGTTGTTGCCGCAACTTCTCTCATCCACTCCATATCTTCCAACCGGGTAACATCACCGAATCCAATATTATCGCGCAGGGTGTACGAGTATTTTAAAAAATCTTGAAAAATAGCCGTTATATTTTTGTGGAGCTGGTCCGGATCCAGTTGGTCGATGCTCACGTCATCGAATCGAATTTCTCCTTTTGTCACGGGATACAACCCCATCAAGCATTTAACCAATGTGGATTTGCCCGATCCGTTTTCTCCGACAATAGCGACTTTTTCCCCAGGTTCAATATGCAGTTGAATGTTTTTCAATACGGAGGTTGTCGTGTCCACATAAGAAAAAGAGACATTATCTATCGTTATCCCTTTCTGTAGGGGTGCCGAAAATGCAACATTTCCTCTCCCTTGTTTCTCTGCCTCTGGGTGACTATAGTTCAAAAAACGGAAAAAATCGTTTACATAAAGCATTTCCTCAAATACTTTTGCCAGCAAGGTCGATAGTTGATTGGTCAGCCCTTGGGTACCCTGAACCGCTTGTCCAATCGCGACAAATTGTCCAATCTGAATAGGCGTAGTACGAATCAGCCAAATAATGATTGCCGCAGCCCCGGAATAAAACAAGGCAGTAAGCCCGTCCATCCCGATTTCCGCCCGTTGTCGTTTCCGCAGCATCCTCAAGGTCTCCTTGAGTTGATGCAAGAAAGCACTCGACCACCTGTTATACAATAAAGAACTTAAGCCAAACAAACGGATTTCTTTGGCAGATTGCCGGTCCTTCAATAAAAAACGAGTATACTCCATGTCACGAACTAAAGGGGTTAATGCAAACTTTAGCGCGAAATTCTTTTTCCCATACTTCTTTTGAACCAAAAACATGGGAGCGGCCGCTAACAAACTGAGAAGGACCAAACTCCAATGAACCGTAAGCAAAAATAGCAAATAGCCGAAAATTGTAATGAATATTCTACATATCTCCATTATTTTACTCAAAGGGGATAATAAACGATCACCTGGACTATTGCTCACTCGTTCTAAATGATTGTAAAAGTCAGGGAGATCAAAATAGAAAAGAGGCACATTGGTTACTTTTTGAATCACGGATGATTGCGAAGCATGCTCCAACATGTTAGTTAATTTCCCGTTCAGATATTCCTGGATATTCATAAAAATTGAAGTGAGCATCGTAATCAAGAACTGAAGCAACAGCAGAAACAAGATCTTGTTATAATTTTCTGATTGATGCTGAATCAATCGGGCTACTTCGTTAATGGTCTCCTTAGACAGCCAAAGAATGACCACGGGCATGATTGCTATGAAAATCGTTATGATGGAAGTAACCACAAGCAAGACCTTCCCATATTTCCACACAAAGTGAAACAGAGTTCCAAATGCGTTTCCCATCATCAGCTGCACCTTTCCATTTGCTTAGGCAATCTGATATTGCTTCATTTTCCGTTTGTCCTGCAACACACTTACCACTTCTTTCATAAGATGACCCGGATATCTAATAATCCCGTACGAGTCTACAACAAAGAAAGTAGGAAAATTTGAAATTTGCAAGTCTGCCAACCTTTCTTTGCTAACAGGAATTAATGGGACTTGATGTTCAAATTCATGAATAAATCTTTCATATTTATGATCTTCCCGTTCAACAAAACAAAATAATGGAGGACAGGCGCCTGTTTTGTGCTTCTGCACAAGAAACTTCTCTAATTCTTTATGACAAACATCGCAGGAGGGAGAAGCAAACATCACAATGGCAGGAGCTTTGCCGATGCCGGACGGAAACGGGAAATATTCACTCAGGTTCACGCCAATAAAAGATTTCAGGGAGAGAAAGCCCAATGAAACGACTTGATCAGCGAAATGATCCACCGCATTTTTAGACGTGTGATAGGACATAAGCTGCAAAAAAAATAGAGAGAGTGCTAGAACTACAAAAATAAATACCATATAACCCCACCTTTTCCTAAACAAAATAATCATAATACAAAACCTCATTTGATACAAGTATTTACATTTTTAAGAAATCATTCTATACTCTTGTTGCAATATATTTTAACAAAATTTGGAGGTGGCTAGAATGCTCGATAAATTCTCTAAACTTATTGGCGTTGAGTCGAAAGCATCCGAAGGCATGGCAGCATCGCAAGGAGTGGATCTCGATCTTTGCTACACCTTTGCAGCATGTCTTCTCGAGGGAGTAACAAAAGCTAGATTAGATCCGACGAGTCCGCTTGGAGTTCGATGCTGCAAATGATGAGCGCGAGAGGCTAGTCTTTTTCGAAGCATCATGCATGAATTGTAACCGGATATTATTTTTGATTCAGACCCTAGCTTCACCAAAAAGAAGGATAGGACCACAGGTTCTATCCTTCTTTTTTCCCTGGCGAAAAAAAACGAACCGGGCCTGCCTTCACTCTCTCCAGCGAAGACATACCCGGTTCTCGTATGGCACCCCATCGATTCCCCAATTCAATGCGTATCCTTATGTAAGCCGCTTGAGCCAATCCGGCGTGATCTGCTGCAGCCATATATTGATCTGGTTCAAATGATCCGTAAAAAGCAGCACCCCCATAATAATCATCACCGCGCCGCCGAACTTCATCATGGCGTTCGAATAGCGGAGCAGCCAGCGCGTCGATCCGATGAAGAACGACAAAATGAAAAACGGCAGCCCGAACCCGATGCAGTAGGCGGTCGTCATCACGATGCCAAGACTCGGCTGAGAAGCCGACAAGGTGAAGATTGCGCCGAGAATCGGCCCCACGCAGGGGGACCATCCGGCCGAGAAGCCCATCCCGAACAAAAACGATCCGAGGTAGCCTCCCTTGCGCGACACGTCGAACTTCCATTCCTTCATCAGCAACTGCGGGCGGAAGACGCCCATGATCACCAGGCCCATCGCGATGATGATAATCGCCGACACTTGACGAACCGTATCCCGATATTCCGCCAGAAATGATCCGAGAAAGGTCGCGCTTAACCCCAGCGTATAAAATACGACGCTGACCCCAAGAATGAAAAACAGTGTATGCGTCATCGTCTTCCAACGAACGACACGCTTATTGCGCTCTTCTTTCAATTGATTGACGGACATGCCCGTAATAATTGAAAGGAATGTGGGATACAACGGCAAGCAGCACGGGGAAATAAATGATATGACTCCCGCCCAAAAGGCAACCCAGACCGTTACATCCGACATGTTGACCGCCTCCTCCCTAGTTCACACACCGGGGTGGAACGGCTGCATGCCCTGGAAGAGCCGCCATCCGACAGCCCTATACCTTTACCCCCCGGCGTATCACTAAGGTTAATATTAACATGGCAATCAATAGTAGTACAATCGTCGCACCGGGAGCCAGATTCCACACCCCTGCCATGAGCAGCCCTGCGATGACGGCGGATTCCGAGACGAGCACGGAGACGATGACCGCCCTTTTGAAGCTCTTGGCGAGGAGCAGGCTGGTCGCGACCGGAATCGTCAAGAGCGCCGATACGAGCAAGGCGCCGACGATTTTAATCGCCACGCTGATGACCAGCGCCGTCAGCACGGTCACGGCAATATTCAACCAGCGGACCGGGAGCCCGTTCACCGCGGCCGCATCCTCATCGAAGGTCAGCATGAACATTTCCTTGAAAAAAATCAGCATAAACACAACGACGATGATCGTAACGGCTCCGACCACCGTTAAATCGGTGCCGTTCAGCGTGTAGATGCTGCCGAATAAATAATTGGTCACGTTCGCATTGAAGCTTCGTCCCAGCGTGAAAAAGAGTGAGGCCAACGCAACGCCGCCTGACATGATGACGGCTATCGACAGCTCCGCATACGTCTTGTACGCCTTGCGGAGCCGCTCAATCGCCACCGCCCCCAGCAGGGCGAAGACGACACCCATCGCGAGCGGATAAATGCCGAGCAAAAAGCCGAGCGCCACCCCGGCAATCGTGACATGGGCCAAGGTGTCCCCGATCATGGACAGCCGGCGCAGCACGAGAAACATCCCCATCAGCGGTCCGGTAATCCCGATAAACAGACCGCCGATAAGGGCTCTCTGGAAAAATTCCGAAAATATAATATCCAATCTATACCGACCCCTTCACATCATTTGCTAGCCGCATCCCGCAGCGGCATTCAGACATTGACGCCATGCGTCAAACCCGGCTCCAGACATTCCGCCTCATGAGAGTGCTTCACATAGAAGTGGAACTTCCCGCAGGTGCCGGCCGGCTCGTCGCCAAGCCAAGAATTCACCAGGTCCAGATCGTGGGAGACCATGACGAAGGTCATCCGGTGATGCTCATGCAAATGCTGCAGCAGGCTGAAAAATTCCTTCTGGGTGCCGGCATCGATGCCGACGGTCGGTTCGTCCAAAATCATCAGCTCCGGCTTGTTCACCATCGCCCGGGCCAAAAAGACGCGCTGCTGCTGTCCCCCGGACAGCTGCCCGATTCTTTTGTGAGCCAGATCCTCGATCCGCATCGCGGCCATGGCATCGATGCACTGGCTGATTTCCGGCTTCGACAGCCTGCGGAACAGGCGTCTCCGATTATACATCCCGGACTTCACCACCTCCATCACCGTGGCGGGGAACAGCGGATTGAACGAATTTTTTTGCGGAACATAACCTACGCGTTCCCACTGCTTGAACCGCTGAATCGGCGTGCCGAACAGCCTTACTTCCCCGGCGGTCGGCCGGAGCAGGCCTACCATCAAGCGTAGCAGCGTCGTCTTGCCTGCCCCGTTCGCCCCGATGACCCCGACGAAGTCCCGCTCTCGCACCGTGAAGTTCACATTCTCGAAGACCTTCTGTCCTTCGTAGTCAAAACCGACATGATCCAACGTGATGACCTGCCCGTGGCAGGGATCGGTTACGTGCATTGTTCTAGTCATCTCTCTTCCTTATCCTCCCGGCCGGCTCGCCGTCCGCCCCGGAATGTATCCTTCTTATTGTAACGCCAGAAGGAGATTTTGCAAGTTGCGTTCCATCAGCGTCAAATAATTATCGCCCGCCGCTTCCTGCTCCTGCGTCAAGCCTTCCAGCGGATTCAAGACGAGCGTGTCGACCTTCGCTTCGGATGCCAGCGTCTGGGCCAATTGATCCGATACCAGTTCCTCGAAAAATACATATTTCAATTGCTTCTCCTGCACCAGCTTCGCCAGATTCAGCAAATCCTGGGCACGCGGCTCCGCATCCGGGGAAATGCCCATGATCGCATGCTGGCGCAGATCATAATCCCGGGCCAAGTAACCGAAGGCTTGGTGCGACACGACGATATCGCGCTTGGTCGCATTCTTCAGCTTCGACATATATTCCTCATCGATCGAAGCCAGCTTCGCTTTCAATTGCTTATAGTTCTTCTCATAGTCGGCGCGATGCTCCGGATCGGCATCCACGAGCGCGTTCTTCACATTCTCAATCATAACGAGCGCAGACTTGGGACTGATCCACGTATGCGGATCGATATCGCCATGGTTATGCCCATGTTCGTCCTCATGACCATGCTCTTCCTCGTGATGCGCTTCTTCTCCGTGCTCTTCCTCTTCGCTCGCCTTTATCAGCGCTATCCCCTTGCTGACCTCGACGGTCTTCACCTTCGAGTCCGCTTCGAGCCCCTTTTGGAAATCCGGCAGCCAGCCTTCGAATCCGGCTCCGTTCACGAGCAGCAGCTGCGCGTTGGACGCATTCTGCAAATCCCGGCTCTTCGGCGTCCAGTCATGCGGATCGACTCCCGTCGGGATCAGATTGGTTACCTGAGCATGCTCTCCTCCAATCTCGCTTGCCATGAAATAAATCGGATAAAAGCTTGTTATCACATTCACCTTGCCGTTGGCCGCTCCTTCCACAGCCGAATCGTTATTCGCACATGCATTCAGCAGCAGAAGGCCGCAAGCGGCCAGCGCCAGCATGATGAACCGCAGCGGCAGACGTCGTTTCCCAAGATTCATATTCCAACTCCCTTTCCTGTCCTTGTTCTTTCTATTTCGTAATTATTACTATTAAGATTATAGCAGGGTCAAAACACATGTCAATCCCCTCTTTACGGAAAAATAACAGTTTCATGTTTTGACATCCCTCGACACCGATCATAAGATGATAGAGGGCCATCTGACGTCTGCATCCCGCGGCGAACCTATTTTTATAAGGAGTGAAGAGTTTGGAATGGATTGACTGGCTGAAATACGCCATCCTCGGCCTGGTGCAAGGGATTACGGAGCCCATCCCGGTATCCTCGAGCGGACATCTTGTCATCGTTGAAAAATTATTCGGCTTACATATCGAAGGGCTTGGATTTGAAGTATTCGTCAATTTCGCCTCTCTATTGGCTATTCTGCTCATTTACCGCCAAGATATTGCGCGGCTGGCCGTCAACACCTGCCGCTTTCTGTTCCGCCGCGACCCGGCGGCGAAGAGCGACTTCATGTTTGTCGTCTACCTGGTCCTGGCGACGATTCCGGCCGGCGTCATTGGCGTCCTGTTCAAGGATGCGATCGCGGACACCTTCAAGGGACTGAAAGTCATCGGGGCGACGCTGCTGGTCACGGCGCTGGCCCTGTGGCTCATTCGCAACCTGCGCGGCCGCAAAGGCGACAAAGATTTGTCGTTCGGCGAGACGTTCCTGGTCGGCCTGGCCCAATCGGTCGCCTTGATTCCCGGCATCAGCCGATCCGGCGCGACCATCGTCGCCGCGATGGCGCTCGGCTGGAAGCAGGAGACGGCGCTGCGATTCTCCTTCTTCCTGTATATTCCCGTCAGCTTGGGCGGCATGATTCTCGAAGGGAAGGATATGTTGAAGGATCCGACGCTCGGGCAGTTCATCGGCCCGTATTTGCTGGCCTTCGTCTGTTCCCTGATCGCCTCCTACTTCGCGCTCCGCTGGTTCATGGGGCTGATGGCGCGAGGCAATCTGAAATGGTTCTCCCTGTACTGCGTGGCAGCCGGCCTTTTCGTGCTGTTGTTCCTGAATTGATCCGTACGGACGAACCCAAAAAGCAATACGCAAAAAGCTTGGCTTATCGCCAAGCTTTTTGTATTATAGCGCGGGTTTAACCGAGCTGCTTCACCTTTTCTTCCAACCTAACTTTCGCATCTTCATCCCAGACGACAGAGATTTCAAATGTCCCCTCTTCGAAATATAGAGGAAATCTGCGCTTGAACCAAGGCTGCATTGGCAATTCCAGCGCTTCTTGTATGTTAACCCAGACCAGCTCTCCTTCGGGCGGGTTTTGCAGCAGCTCCCCTTCATACCGCTTCGCGAGATAATTAAACACCATATACCGGTATTTCGTCTGAGGCACGACGTACTCATCAATTCCTTTAAAGATCAAATCCTCCGGTTTTACGCGCAGTCCGGTTTCCTCCCACAGCTCTCGCACC includes these proteins:
- a CDS encoding metal ABC transporter substrate-binding protein; translated protein: MNLGKRRLPLRFIMLALAACGLLLLNACANNDSAVEGAANGKVNVITSFYPIYFMASEIGGEHAQVTNLIPTGVDPHDWTPKSRDLQNASNAQLLLVNGAGFEGWLPDFQKGLEADSKVKTVEVSKGIALIKASEEEEHGEEAHHEEEHGHEDEHGHNHGDIDPHTWISPKSALVMIENVKNALVDADPEHRADYEKNYKQLKAKLASIDEEYMSKLKNATKRDIVVSHQAFGYLARDYDLRQHAIMGISPDAEPRAQDLLNLAKLVQEKQLKYVFFEELVSDQLAQTLASEAKVDTLVLNPLEGLTQEQEAAGDNYLTLMERNLQNLLLALQ
- a CDS encoding ABC transporter ATP-binding protein, with the protein product MMGNAFGTLFHFVWKYGKVLLVVTSIITIFIAIMPVVILWLSKETINEVARLIQHQSENYNKILFLLLLQFLITMLTSIFMNIQEYLNGKLTNMLEHASQSSVIQKVTNVPLFYFDLPDFYNHLERVSNSPGDRLLSPLSKIMEICRIFITIFGYLLFLLTVHWSLVLLSLLAAAPMFLVQKKYGKKNFALKFALTPLVRDMEYTRFLLKDRQSAKEIRLFGLSSLLYNRWSSAFLHQLKETLRMLRKRQRAEIGMDGLTALFYSGAAAIIIWLIRTTPIQIGQFVAIGQAVQGTQGLTNQLSTLLAKVFEEMLYVNDFFRFLNYSHPEAEKQGRGNVAFSAPLQKGITIDNVSFSYVDTTTSVLKNIQLHIEPGEKVAIVGENGSGKSTLVKCLMGLYPVTKGEIRFDDVSIDQLDPDQLHKNITAIFQDFLKYSYTLRDNIGFGDVTRLEDMEWMREVAATTGVDAIARGLKEEYATYLGRYLQEGEDLSGGQWQKIALARALFRQSDIIILDEPTAALDPLTELEVYKLVRDLTENKTAIFISHRMAAARMADRIIVMEKGTITESGTHKELMALNGKYAQMYESQAQWYV
- a CDS encoding cytochrome c biogenesis CcdA family protein, whose product is MSDVTVWVAFWAGVISFISPCCLPLYPTFLSIITGMSVNQLKEERNKRVVRWKTMTHTLFFILGVSVVFYTLGLSATFLGSFLAEYRDTVRQVSAIIIIAMGLVIMGVFRPQLLMKEWKFDVSRKGGYLGSFLFGMGFSAGWSPCVGPILGAIFTLSASQPSLGIVMTTAYCIGFGLPFFILSFFIGSTRWLLRYSNAMMKFGGAVMIIMGVLLFTDHLNQINIWLQQITPDWLKRLT
- a CDS encoding TlpA family protein disulfide reductase — its product is MESFMHWSIIALWVFVLLQFIVIFMLTKLIARFLNKLQIKEAHEKNRGFQVGDKAPPIHYNSLNGEPEEFPGGVGLPVLALFIANGCPFCESVLANLSKMTARYPFMRVIVFTAVEEKMQEKQNGGTLEFIHSIEAFTIYNIKGIPAAMLIDNQGIIAIKAEIANYKHLQKLVDEYFTGEKDRYSGSTQEVLLDLGNM
- a CDS encoding metal ABC transporter ATP-binding protein; the encoded protein is MTRTMHVTDPCHGQVITLDHVGFDYEGQKVFENVNFTVRERDFVGVIGANGAGKTTLLRLMVGLLRPTAGEVRLFGTPIQRFKQWERVGYVPQKNSFNPLFPATVMEVVKSGMYNRRRLFRRLSKPEISQCIDAMAAMRIEDLAHKRIGQLSGGQQQRVFLARAMVNKPELMILDEPTVGIDAGTQKEFFSLLQHLHEHHRMTFVMVSHDLDLVNSWLGDEPAGTCGKFHFYVKHSHEAECLEPGLTHGVNV
- a CDS encoding undecaprenyl-diphosphate phosphatase, encoding MEWIDWLKYAILGLVQGITEPIPVSSSGHLVIVEKLFGLHIEGLGFEVFVNFASLLAILLIYRQDIARLAVNTCRFLFRRDPAAKSDFMFVVYLVLATIPAGVIGVLFKDAIADTFKGLKVIGATLLVTALALWLIRNLRGRKGDKDLSFGETFLVGLAQSVALIPGISRSGATIVAAMALGWKQETALRFSFFLYIPVSLGGMILEGKDMLKDPTLGQFIGPYLLAFVCSLIASYFALRWFMGLMARGNLKWFSLYCVAAGLFVLLFLN
- a CDS encoding MauE/DoxX family redox-associated membrane protein produces the protein MNRKHNGMCEQQKEGAEVEALSVFCRLLLALIFISSCVSTLRQWHAHIGIIKDYDLLPEALVKWFAVLEHSVKWLVGMLLFWGSYSSSAAITGSGLLLIYSIAIMINLLRGTREISCGCGGIVGNHSLSWTLVLRNLLLMAMCLWVNQVESQYGSLILVIKGEDVGSIFGKEYWVILGSALLSALLYSIFQHLIAVHKRIRELLGRMP
- a CDS encoding 8-oxo-dGTP diphosphatase, with product MSGLQKVECGLYTMCLVQDEDRVLLVNRPDKLGFPGYLGPGGKVEIPESIAEGAVRELWEETGLRVKPEDLIFKGIDEYVVPQTKYRYMVFNYLAKRYEGELLQNPPEGELVWVNIQEALELPMQPWFKRRFPLYFEEGTFEISVVWDEDAKVRLEEKVKQLG
- a CDS encoding metal ABC transporter permease, which produces MDIIFSEFFQRALIGGLFIGITGPLMGMFLVLRRLSMIGDTLAHVTIAGVALGFLLGIYPLAMGVVFALLGAVAIERLRKAYKTYAELSIAVIMSGGVALASLFFTLGRSFNANVTNYLFGSIYTLNGTDLTVVGAVTIIVVVFMLIFFKEMFMLTFDEDAAAVNGLPVRWLNIAVTVLTALVISVAIKIVGALLVSALLTIPVATSLLLAKSFKRAVIVSVLVSESAVIAGLLMAGVWNLAPGATIVLLLIAMLILTLVIRRGVKV